Part of the Oncorhynchus mykiss isolate Arlee chromosome 12, USDA_OmykA_1.1, whole genome shotgun sequence genome, gacgGCATGAGATTCCTCTGCAGCTAGTCCAAAATAGGAACAAGACAACAAGCATCTGCAAGAACAGATATCAGTAGCAACCATAATATAATTACCAACACTGCCATCAACAATAAGGAAAGGGGAATCAGAGAAGTGTAGGGGGCTGCCTTAAATTGGCATCCACTTCATCAGCGCCCGGGGAGCAATTGTTGttaggggttaactgccttgctcaagtggGAGAACgccagatttttccaccttgccggctcagagatttgaaccagcgacctttcggttactggcccaacaatcTTAACTACCTGCCTCCCCTGAATAACAACAAAACCACAGTCTCCTTACAACTGACGATCACCACCAAGTCACTAAGCACCAAAACAGTTGAATTCTTATCATGTGAAAGTGAAATGTATTCTTAGAAAGAGCCTTAGTTGTACATCTTCCACTTGCCTTGTCTTTCAGCCATTAATGAAACATTGCACCAAAATCCCCATACATCACTTACTGCCATGTACGGTCTGCACCCTGCATCTCTGGTTTTGGCAATGGAGTCCACCAGCTGCCCACTGATGCCAAAATCACAAAGCTTAATGTTGCCATTCCTGTCCAGGAGGATGTTGGATGGCTTGATGTCTGAGAGGAGAAACATATAGAAGACATGACAAAGCTAGGCTAAGAGTTCTGGGTAAAGGAAGTGCCACTTCTGTTGTGGTACAGTAAATAGAGCATTGTGAGGTAATAACGGCAATTACACATCTCAAATGAGGAAATAAAGAACAAGGTCTCCATTTTGGAGTCGTCTTACCTCTGTGAATTATTTTCAAGTATTCTTTTAAGTGGTTAAGTGCTTTCACAGTCTGTAATGAAAACACATAAGCAACTAAATTAATATAGAGAAATATGTACCCTTCCTGTCAAATTAATCAGTGTAAATTATGTAAGGAGAAAATGCATGAAAACTTACAGCTAATGTTATTTTGCCTAATATTTCCTCTGGAATCACATCATCTAAAGCACAATATACATATTTGTAGAATTTGTCGAAGGAGGTAGACATAAGTTCCATACATATCCAACAGTCCCCCTGACAAAGAAAAGAATCGTAAGACATAACATTACCTCGTGAAGATAATACACTGCTTATTGCTAACTACACAGAACGATTGATTGACATCCAATGCATTTCCTATATAGAGAAATCAATCAACAAAACACAGAAGTGAAAAACTTGCATGGTCACCTCTCTGAAAAGAGCCCCGTAAAACTGAActatgtagagacagtcactacTCCTCATGACCACATCCAGATCCATTAGCAGCTGCTTCTGTTCCTTCTCATCAACCGTTGACCTAATCCTCTGTGGGAGACACACATTGTAATCAGATGCATGTTGCTTTCAAATTGTGACCATGGTTGgaagtcacaggaggttggtggcaccgtaATTGGTGAGGACGGGCACGTGGtaaatggctggagtggaattagtGGAAAGGTATCAActtcaaacacatggtttccattcgctgttccagccattattacgaGCCTTCCTCCCCTTATCATGAGCAACATGTTACCATATCCTGCAATGGGAGTCAGTTACACTTTGGTGATTACTGAGTGTTCATTTCACAATATAGCCTAAGACTGATGAGCAGGCATAAATCTTGCCCTGAACACTTCCTGTAGTTTAGTCAATAAGAGGTCAGTAAGGGGCAGTCACCTTGACAGCCATTATCTGGTTGCTGGGCTTGTGCACCATCTTGTTGACAGAGCCGTAAGCGCCCCGCCCAATCTCCCCCAGGTCCTTGAGGTCCTCAGCCGTGAAGTCACAATCGCCACCGGCGGTCTTCAACTTCCCTGACGACTCGATACTATGCGTACGCAGCCTCTCTCTGGCCACAGAAATAGGTGGGAGACATAAGAAACACAATCTTAGTTGAGTTAATTTCACCTCaatcatatactgaacaaaaatgttaatgcaacatgaaacaatttcaaagattttgctgtgtTTTAGttcgtataaggaaatcagtcagtttaaataaattgggccctaatctatggatttcctaTAACTGGGCAGGGGTACAgcaatgggtgggcctgggagggcataggctccgacgatcccacaggtgaagaagccgaatgtggaTGTCCTGGGCTTGCGTGGTTACACGTCTGCGGTTGAGAGGCcgtttggacgtactgacaaaacattttttaaatgccGTTGGAAGTGGCTtagagaaattaactttaaaatgatctggcaacagcactggtggacattcctgcagtcagcatgccaattgcatccTGCCTCAAAACTAgagacgtctgtggcattgtgttgtgtgacaaaactgcacattttagagtggccttttattgtccacagcacaaggatCACCTGGGTAATGATCATAAATCTTAAATCAGCTTTTTGATttgacacacctgtcaggtggatggtttATATCGACAAAGGCTAaagtgctcactaacagggatgtaaacaaatttgtgcacagaatgagagaaataagctttttgtgtggaacatttctggaatcttatttcagctcatgaaacatgataccaacactttacatgttgcgtttatatttttgttcagtatacatacatacatacatacatatatacgtacgtggggcaaaaaaagtatttagtcagccaccaattgtgcaagttctcccacttaaaaagatgaggcctgtaattttcatcatagggacacttcaactatgacagacaaaatgagaagaaaaaaaatccagaaaatcacatttttcttgtgaatttatttgcaaattatggtggaaaagctgacaaggtacaaatctgtcgttctgcccctgaacaggcagttaacccactgttcctaggctgtcattgaaaataagaatttgttcttaactgacttgcctagttaaataaaggtaaataaatgcccttgctgatggaaggaggttttcactcaaaatctcacgatacatggccccattcattctttcctttacacggatcagtcgtcctggtacctttgcagaaaaacagcatgAAAAAAAacagcatgatgtttccacccccatgcttcacagtaggtatggtgttctttggaagcaactcagcattctttgtcctccaaacacgacgagttgagtttttaccaaaaagttatattttggtttcatctgaccatatgacattctcccaatcttcttctgaatcaaatgctctctagcaaacttcagacaggcctggacatgttctggcttaagcagggggacatgtctggcactgcaggatttgagtccctggcggcgtagtgtgttactgatggtaggctttgttactttggtcccagctcccagctctctgcaggtcattaggtccgtgtggttctgggatttttgctcaccgttcttgtgataattttgaccccacggggtgagatcttgcgtggagccccagatcgagggagattatcagtggtcttgtatgtcttccatttcctaataattgctcccacagttgatttcttcaaaccaagctgcttacctattgcagattcagtctccccagcctggtgcaggtctacaattttgtttctggtgtcctttgacagctcgttggtcttggccatagtggagtttggagtgtgactgtttgaggttgtggacaggtgtcttttatactgataacaagttcaaacaggtgccattaatacaggtaacaagtggaggacagaggagcctcttaaagaagaagttacaggtctgtaagagccagaaatcttgcttgtttgtaggtgaccaaatacttattttccaccataatttgcaaattaattaattaaaaatcctacaatgtgattttctggattttttttctcattttgtctgtcatagttgaagtgtacctacgatgaaaattacaggtctcatctttttaagtggaagaacttgcacaattggtggctgactaaatacttttttttgtcccactgtatatgATACGGCACCTGAAAAAGGATGGTTAGTTGACATCCGTTTGTTCAGTTTGCATTATCCAGCATCAGTAATTTGCTTGTCCAGGGTAACTTAGCAGGCTCATGTTATCTTCAAATTACACAGCAAAGACACAGGGCTTATTCACATTCACTACAATGGTGTTGCCCAAACAGGTACTTGAGGCTACATTCAGTTACTCTCTGTTTTCCATGAGCAGGTGGAGATAGAAATACAACAACTGCTAATCATTCCAACCTCACTTAGCCTGTCTTTATTGTGACAGATTGCCTGGGTACCTATACAGTACTGAATGTTACATTGACAATGTGTGGCTTTGGAGATGAAGAGTCTCAGCAGACTGTAGACTAGAGTGCAGAGTCATATAACAATTCATTATGCAGGAGTTTGCATTGTGGCTAATGCAAATTCCACTCCATGTAGATCTTCAGAAAACCACATCCATTGCAAAGTTCGGAGGTCAACTTACATGTGGGGGTTCTGGAATGGGGGTCCTGCTGTACTCAGAGTGAATCTGGTCGTTGGTTTAATCGGGGGATTGGCAAAATTTAACTTCAGTGCTTTGCGTTTACCTGATAGGGGAGAGGCAGAGTTTATGTCAGATTGCACACAAGACATCTATGGCAGGTGTAGAGCCAAGAACCAGAAAACAACATTTACACACTCAAAAACAACATGAAAACAAACAGTTACCATACCACAGAATGAGAGACCAGTAAAGGAATGGAGAGGTAAATTTAACAAGAGTATTCAAGTAAATTTACTGAAGTCATGCAATCCACATCTAGGGACGATGGATGTAAGAGTAATGACCTGCTTCTTACCAAAGGCATCCCTCTTTATATTTCTCTGTGAGAACATACATTTCTTCTATAGATGCTGATTTTTAGATTTTGGCTGATACTGAACTATATGGGATAGTCAACAAAACAGGTCTTGACCAAATTAAAATGAATCACGAGTTGGTCTAATAACAGGTTCTCGATCAAATATGTGTATGCTATAGCCTCAGTGGCCAGGAACAGAAACCCCCTGGAGGTATTTTTACAAGACATGTTCTGGTTGTACCAGTGACTCATTGCAGATGGTAGTTATATACTTTAACCAGTTCACTGAAGTTGATGCAGAGGCATACACTTCTCAGTAGACACCTGCTCTAAACCATAGCCTAGTACTAGATCACATCCTATGGCTATTCAGGATGGAGGCTTAGCTACAATC contains:
- the LOC110538572 gene encoding dual specificity mitogen-activated protein kinase kinase 4 isoform X3, with protein sequence MEFKHTMATPSPNNSTTSTSHNSNNAGSTGSHHHQSQSQHITTMSSMQESNTCWRCQSETALKLNFANPPIKPTTRFTLSTAGPPFQNPHIERLRTHSIESSGKLKTAGGDCDFTAEDLKDLGEIGRGAYGSVNKMVHKPSNQIMAVKRIRSTVDEKEQKQLLMDLDVVMRSSDCLYIVQFYGALFREGDCWICMELMSTSFDKFYKYVYCALDDVIPEEILGKITLATVKALNHLKEYLKIIHRDIKPSNILLDRNGNIKLCDFGISGQLVDSIAKTRDAGCRPYMAPERIDPSASRQGYDVRSDVWSLGITLYELATGRFPYPKWNSVFDQLTQVVKGEPPQLTNSEDRQFSPKFINFVNLCLTKDESKRPKYKELLKHAFILMYEERSVDVASYVCRILDQMPTSPSSPMYVD
- the LOC110538572 gene encoding dual specificity mitogen-activated protein kinase kinase 4 isoform X4, producing MEFKHTMATPSPNNSTTSTSHNSNNAGSTGSHHHQSQSQHITTMSSMQGKRKALKLNFANPPIKPTTRFTLSTAGPPFQNPHIERLRTHSIESSGKLKTAGGDCDFTAEDLKDLGEIGRGAYGSVNKMVHKPSNQIMAVKRIRSTVDEKEQKQLLMDLDVVMRSSDCLYIVQFYGALFREGDCWICMELMSTSFDKFYKYVYCALDDVIPEEILGKITLATVKALNHLKEYLKIIHRDIKPSNILLDRNGNIKLCDFGISGQLVDSIAKTRDAGCRPYMAPERIDPSASRQGYDVRSDVWSLGITLYELATGRFPYPKWNSVFDQLTQVVKGEPPQLTNSEDRQFSPKFINFVNLCLTKDESKRPKYKELLKHAFILMYEERSVDVASYVCRILDQMPTSPSSPMYVD
- the LOC110538572 gene encoding dual specificity mitogen-activated protein kinase kinase 4 isoform X1; this translates as MEFKHTMATPSPNNSTTSTSHNSNNAGSTGSHHHQSQSQHITTMSSMQESNTCWRCQSETGFQINLSGAPPSKRKALKLNFANPPIKPTTRFTLSTAGPPFQNPHIERLRTHSIESSGKLKTAGGDCDFTAEDLKDLGEIGRGAYGSVNKMVHKPSNQIMAVKRIRSTVDEKEQKQLLMDLDVVMRSSDCLYIVQFYGALFREGDCWICMELMSTSFDKFYKYVYCALDDVIPEEILGKITLATVKALNHLKEYLKIIHRDIKPSNILLDRNGNIKLCDFGISGQLVDSIAKTRDAGCRPYMAPERIDPSASRQGYDVRSDVWSLGITLYELATGRFPYPKWNSVFDQLTQVVKGEPPQLTNSEDRQFSPKFINFVNLCLTKDESKRPKYKELLKHAFILMYEERSVDVASYVCRILDQMPTSPSSPMYVD
- the LOC110538572 gene encoding dual specificity mitogen-activated protein kinase kinase 4 isoform X2, producing the protein MEFKHTMATPSPNNSTTSTSHNSNNAGSTGSHHHQSQSQHITTMSSMQESNTCWRCQSETGKRKALKLNFANPPIKPTTRFTLSTAGPPFQNPHIERLRTHSIESSGKLKTAGGDCDFTAEDLKDLGEIGRGAYGSVNKMVHKPSNQIMAVKRIRSTVDEKEQKQLLMDLDVVMRSSDCLYIVQFYGALFREGDCWICMELMSTSFDKFYKYVYCALDDVIPEEILGKITLATVKALNHLKEYLKIIHRDIKPSNILLDRNGNIKLCDFGISGQLVDSIAKTRDAGCRPYMAPERIDPSASRQGYDVRSDVWSLGITLYELATGRFPYPKWNSVFDQLTQVVKGEPPQLTNSEDRQFSPKFINFVNLCLTKDESKRPKYKELLKHAFILMYEERSVDVASYVCRILDQMPTSPSSPMYVD